From Streptomonospora salina, the proteins below share one genomic window:
- a CDS encoding cytochrome P450 encodes MTTVPDTPGIPDIVSAEFNADPYSAYRIMRDEAPLIWHEPMQSYIVSRYEDVQRAFKDGVFTTANYDWQLEPVHGRTILQLSGREHATRRALVAPAFRGGELRDKFRPVIERNARELIDTFREDGSVDLVSQFATHFPINVIVDMLGLDKSDHDRFHKWYTSIIAFLGNLTQDPDVAADGLRTREEFAAYMIPIIRERRENPGDDLLSTLCQAEIDGTSMSDDDIKAFCSLLLAAGGETTDKALAAMFANLLSHPDQLEAVRQDRSLIPKAFAETLRHSPPVHMIMRQPAEDVVFSGGEVPAGSTVTCLIGAANRDPEHYADPDAFNVFREEIDASTAFTAAAGHLAFALGRHFCVGALLAETEVEVAANMLLDAMPDARLADRYSAQEQGVFTRGPADVPVEFTPRSAVSAGV; translated from the coding sequence ATGACCACAGTTCCGGACACTCCGGGCATTCCTGACATCGTCTCTGCGGAGTTCAACGCCGATCCGTATTCCGCCTACCGGATCATGCGCGACGAGGCCCCCCTGATCTGGCACGAGCCGATGCAGAGTTACATCGTTTCGCGCTATGAGGACGTCCAGCGGGCGTTCAAGGACGGAGTGTTCACCACCGCCAACTACGACTGGCAACTGGAACCGGTGCACGGCCGCACGATCCTCCAGCTCAGCGGCCGCGAGCACGCGACACGGCGGGCCCTGGTGGCACCGGCCTTCCGCGGCGGCGAGCTGCGCGACAAGTTCCGCCCCGTCATCGAGCGCAACGCCCGCGAGCTGATCGACACCTTCCGCGAGGACGGCTCGGTCGACCTGGTGTCGCAGTTCGCCACGCACTTCCCGATCAACGTCATCGTCGACATGCTGGGTCTGGACAAATCCGACCACGACCGGTTCCACAAGTGGTACACCAGCATCATCGCCTTCCTGGGCAACCTCACCCAGGACCCCGACGTCGCGGCGGACGGCTTGCGCACCCGCGAAGAGTTCGCCGCGTACATGATCCCGATCATCCGGGAACGCCGCGAGAACCCCGGCGACGACCTGCTGTCGACGCTGTGCCAGGCCGAGATCGACGGCACCTCGATGAGCGACGACGACATCAAGGCGTTCTGCAGCCTGCTGCTGGCCGCCGGAGGCGAGACCACCGACAAGGCGCTGGCCGCGATGTTCGCCAACCTGCTCAGCCACCCCGACCAGCTGGAGGCGGTGCGCCAGGACCGCTCGCTGATCCCCAAGGCCTTCGCCGAGACGCTGCGCCACAGCCCGCCGGTGCACATGATCATGCGCCAGCCCGCCGAGGACGTGGTCTTCAGCGGCGGCGAGGTCCCCGCGGGCAGTACCGTGACGTGCCTGATCGGTGCGGCCAACCGCGACCCCGAGCACTACGCCGACCCCGACGCCTTCAACGTCTTCCGCGAGGAGATCGACGCCTCCACCGCCTTCACCGCAGCCGCCGGGCACCTGGCCTTCGCCTTGGGCCGGCACTTCTGCGTCGGCGCGCTGCTGGCCGAGACGGAGGTGGAGGTCGCGGCGAACATGCTGCTGGACGCGATGCCCGACGCCCGCCTGGCCGACCGCTACTCGGCCCAAGAGCAGGGCGTTTTCACCCGCGGCCCGGCCGACGTGCCGGTGGAGTTCACGCCGCGGAGCGCGGTCTCGGCCGGCGTCTGA
- a CDS encoding cytochrome P450 — translation MTNDPASSEPARQPAPAPALTGYPDHDQAVRFFGPDIAVDPATLYHDMRWRYGPVAPILLDHEIPAWFVMGYREVHYVTSNPQWFARDCRRWNMWDHIPDDWPLMPYVGWTPSVMFAEANEHQRRAGALGDALDEVDRTELALICQRVADELIDGFSGDGQAELVAQYAHQIPARVVAELFGLPLADVPGLVNDILDSLDVTGNAAEAHGRVQERMQRLVADSHARPGQDVPTRLIEHSAGLTDDEIVIDLLVVMSAAQAPTGNWIANTLRHMFVDDRFSVSLQGGRSSAVQALNEVLWRDTPTQNFIGRWAAQACELGGRRINRGDLLVLGLAAANADPRVQPEEQLDSGANRAHMSFGHGEHGCPFPAPELAEVIARNAVEVLLDRLPDIELDVPEEKLEWRPSVWMRGLYTLPVHFTPAIPMDERTP, via the coding sequence GTGACCAACGACCCCGCCTCGTCCGAGCCCGCTCGGCAGCCGGCACCCGCGCCCGCCTTGACCGGATACCCCGATCACGACCAGGCCGTGCGGTTCTTCGGTCCCGACATCGCCGTGGACCCCGCCACCCTTTACCACGACATGCGGTGGCGCTACGGCCCTGTCGCCCCGATCCTGCTCGACCACGAGATTCCGGCGTGGTTCGTGATGGGCTACCGCGAGGTCCACTACGTCACCAGCAACCCGCAGTGGTTCGCGCGCGACTGCCGCCGCTGGAACATGTGGGACCACATCCCCGACGACTGGCCGCTGATGCCCTACGTCGGCTGGACCCCCTCGGTGATGTTCGCCGAGGCCAACGAGCACCAGCGCCGCGCGGGCGCGCTCGGCGACGCGCTGGACGAGGTCGACCGCACCGAGCTCGCGCTGATCTGCCAGCGGGTGGCCGACGAGCTGATCGACGGGTTCAGCGGCGACGGCCAGGCCGAGCTGGTGGCCCAATACGCCCACCAGATCCCCGCGCGCGTCGTCGCCGAGCTGTTCGGGCTGCCGCTGGCCGACGTCCCCGGCCTGGTGAACGATATCCTCGACTCGCTGGACGTCACGGGCAACGCCGCCGAGGCGCACGGGCGGGTGCAGGAGCGCATGCAGCGGCTGGTCGCCGACTCCCACGCCCGCCCCGGCCAGGACGTGCCCACGCGGCTGATCGAGCACTCCGCCGGGCTCACCGACGACGAGATCGTCATCGACCTGCTGGTCGTGATGTCGGCCGCCCAGGCGCCCACCGGAAACTGGATCGCCAACACGCTGCGGCACATGTTCGTCGACGACCGCTTCTCGGTCAGCCTGCAGGGCGGGCGCAGCAGTGCCGTCCAGGCGCTCAACGAGGTGCTGTGGCGCGACACCCCGACCCAGAACTTCATCGGGCGCTGGGCGGCGCAGGCCTGCGAACTGGGCGGGCGCCGCATCAACCGCGGCGACTTGCTGGTGCTGGGCCTGGCGGCGGCCAACGCCGACCCGCGGGTGCAGCCCGAGGAGCAGTTGGACTCCGGCGCCAACCGCGCGCACATGTCCTTCGGGCACGGCGAGCACGGGTGCCCGTTCCCGGCCCCGGAGCTGGCCGAGGTCATCGCCCGCAACGCGGTCGAGGTGCTGTTGGACCGGCTGCCCGACATCGAACTGGACGTGCCCGAGGAGAAGCTGGAGTGGCGCCCGTCGGTGTGGATGCGCGGACTGTACACGCTGCCGGTGCACTTCACCCCGGCGATCCCGATGGACGAGCGGACGCCGTAG
- a CDS encoding GTP-binding protein, with amino-acid sequence MHSNASETARPPSGYQEPAPLSADAQDALKIVVVGGFGVGKTTMVGAVSEIRPLSTEEVMTEASVGVDDPSRVRSKTTTTAAFDFGRITITDDKILYLFGAPGQERFWFLWDQLFAGSLGAVVLVDPRRVEESWYAIDRLEAHGTPFVVAINRFEPGPALEALREALDLSAEVPLVECDARSREDCKAVLISLVRHLNTVYAPSPAREGTP; translated from the coding sequence ATGCACTCCAACGCCTCTGAAACCGCCCGTCCGCCCTCCGGCTACCAGGAACCCGCCCCGCTGTCGGCCGACGCCCAGGACGCCCTCAAGATCGTCGTGGTCGGCGGATTCGGCGTAGGCAAGACGACCATGGTGGGAGCGGTCAGCGAGATCCGGCCGCTGAGCACCGAAGAGGTCATGACCGAAGCGAGCGTAGGCGTCGACGACCCGTCCCGCGTGCGCAGCAAGACCACCACCACGGCGGCTTTCGACTTCGGCCGCATCACCATCACCGATGACAAGATCCTCTACCTGTTCGGCGCGCCCGGGCAGGAGCGGTTCTGGTTCCTGTGGGACCAGCTGTTCGCCGGAAGCCTGGGCGCCGTGGTGCTCGTGGACCCCCGGCGCGTGGAGGAGTCCTGGTATGCGATCGACCGCCTGGAGGCCCACGGGACGCCGTTCGTCGTGGCGATCAACCGCTTCGAGCCGGGACCCGCCCTGGAGGCGCTGCGCGAGGCGCTCGACCTGTCCGCCGAGGTTCCGCTCGTGGAGTGCGACGCCCGCAGCAGGGAGGACTGCAAGGCCGTGCTGATCAGCCTGGTCCGCCACCTCAACACCGTGTACGCACCGTCGCCCGCCAGGGAGGGCACGCCGTGA
- a CDS encoding DUF742 domain-containing protein: protein MNPRPIDHEDPDRLYTVTGGRSRADEGVFDSVTLIVSECDPKAGMQSEHMRILRMCERPTAVVEISAALGMPVSVVNILLRDLLDMGRITVRHPTSASSDAQAHTPAPETLKQVLDALQRL, encoded by the coding sequence ATGAACCCCCGACCGATCGACCACGAGGATCCCGATCGCCTCTACACCGTCACCGGGGGCCGCAGCCGCGCGGACGAGGGCGTCTTCGACAGCGTGACGCTCATCGTCAGCGAGTGCGACCCCAAGGCGGGCATGCAGTCCGAGCACATGCGGATCCTGCGGATGTGCGAACGGCCGACCGCGGTCGTGGAGATCTCGGCCGCCCTCGGAATGCCGGTGAGCGTCGTCAACATCCTGCTGCGCGACCTGCTGGACATGGGGCGGATCACCGTCCGCCACCCGACGTCGGCTTCCTCGGACGCGCAGGCGCACACCCCCGCCCCCGAGACCCTGAAGCAGGTGCTCGATGCACTCCAACGCCTCTGA
- a CDS encoding roadblock/LC7 domain-containing protein, with product MSTADRGLDWLLENLLTKTPGARHALVLSRDGLKMVFTSQLDDDRADQLSAVAAGIQSLSLSASADFGDGSITSGQAMVEFAGGVLLIVPAGAGAHLAVVAEEDTDVGVVGHNMNELVEQIGSYLTADPRPPQYSGGPAS from the coding sequence ATGAGCACAGCAGACCGCGGCCTCGACTGGCTGCTCGAGAACCTGCTCACGAAGACACCGGGCGCCCGGCACGCTCTCGTGCTGTCCAGAGACGGGCTGAAGATGGTCTTCACCTCCCAGCTCGACGACGACCGCGCCGACCAGCTCTCCGCCGTCGCCGCCGGGATCCAGAGCCTGTCGCTGAGCGCCTCCGCCGACTTCGGCGACGGCAGCATCACCTCCGGTCAGGCGATGGTGGAGTTCGCCGGCGGGGTCCTGCTCATCGTCCCCGCGGGCGCAGGCGCCCACCTGGCCGTCGTGGCCGAGGAGGACACCGACGTCGGCGTCGTCGGCCACAACATGAACGAGCTGGTCGAGCAGATCGGCTCTTACCTCACCGCCGATCCGCGGCCTCCGCAGTACAGCGGTGGTCCCGCCTCATGA
- a CDS encoding sensor histidine kinase, with the protein MSARVSERNPAQRSPSSPILQAVLAFFCAAVVLTVAWYWVVASVPAQAQVLLAAVGSVMGALLAGAVAVATYHAGRAAVVRERAERAEERVAQAEHTTAGLEHELRQFAHDGFSDLRRRIRQGTTTDAAIAETAQPSQEALRSLVVQLGKTLGQAERRGAAAMASCAGAAARVQAQVTNLLAQLREYENRYGDQEGIFGDLLELDHQVSQMGRLADSFALLSGGRSGRRWTKPIVMESILRGAMGRIYAFRRVRIHTTSTAAVVGYAAEGVMQAVAELMDNAANFSAHNTEVHVYVEEEDTGVMITVEDSGLGMRPRERRRANQLVSEPHDLTNLPGSRMGLAVVGRVGAKYGLTVNFRPSSRGGTGAVVLVPQHLITRTQQDVSAPPPPPAPATARPAVTAAGRAVATGAGDGASIESTGAHSIGTDTGAPGATGDDPTGGYELPRRRRGQTLAEAERQQHQQRTEPTRERRDPGTRFAAFRRSGTRGRDTDPDDTTP; encoded by the coding sequence ATGTCAGCACGTGTATCCGAAAGAAATCCTGCACAGCGCTCGCCGAGCTCGCCGATTCTGCAAGCCGTACTCGCATTCTTCTGCGCGGCCGTAGTCCTGACCGTCGCCTGGTACTGGGTCGTCGCCTCGGTGCCTGCCCAAGCGCAGGTACTGCTGGCCGCGGTCGGCTCCGTGATGGGCGCCCTGCTGGCGGGAGCGGTCGCCGTGGCCACCTACCACGCGGGCCGCGCCGCCGTCGTCCGCGAACGCGCGGAGCGCGCCGAGGAGCGCGTGGCCCAGGCCGAGCACACGACCGCCGGCCTGGAGCACGAACTGCGCCAGTTCGCCCACGACGGCTTCTCCGACCTGCGTCGCCGCATCCGCCAGGGCACGACCACCGACGCCGCGATCGCCGAAACCGCCCAGCCCTCCCAGGAAGCCCTGCGCTCCCTGGTCGTGCAGCTCGGCAAGACCCTGGGCCAGGCCGAACGGCGCGGCGCCGCCGCCATGGCGTCCTGCGCCGGCGCGGCCGCACGCGTCCAGGCGCAGGTGACCAACCTGCTCGCGCAGCTGCGCGAATACGAGAACCGCTACGGCGACCAGGAGGGCATCTTCGGCGACCTGCTGGAACTCGACCACCAGGTCTCCCAGATGGGTCGGCTCGCCGACAGCTTCGCCCTGCTCAGCGGTGGCCGCTCCGGACGCCGCTGGACCAAGCCCATCGTCATGGAAAGCATCCTGCGCGGCGCCATGGGCCGCATCTACGCTTTCCGCCGCGTGCGGATCCACACCACCAGCACCGCCGCCGTCGTCGGTTACGCCGCAGAAGGCGTGATGCAGGCCGTGGCCGAACTGATGGACAACGCCGCCAACTTCTCCGCGCACAACACCGAGGTGCACGTCTATGTCGAGGAGGAGGACACCGGCGTCATGATCACGGTCGAGGACAGCGGCCTGGGCATGCGCCCCCGTGAACGCCGCCGTGCCAACCAGCTGGTCTCCGAGCCCCACGACCTCACCAACCTGCCGGGAAGCCGCATGGGCCTGGCCGTCGTCGGCCGGGTCGGCGCCAAATACGGACTGACCGTCAACTTCCGCCCGTCCTCGCGCGGCGGCACCGGCGCGGTCGTGCTGGTACCCCAGCACCTCATCACCCGCACACAGCAGGACGTATCCGCGCCCCCGCCGCCCCCGGCTCCCGCGACCGCCCGCCCGGCGGTCACGGCCGCCGGGCGGGCGGTCGCGACCGGGGCCGGCGACGGCGCCTCGATCGAGAGCACCGGAGCCCACAGCATCGGAACCGACACCGGCGCGCCCGGTGCTACCGGCGACGACCCCACCGGCGGCTACGAACTGCCCCGACGGCGCCGCGGACAGACCCTGGCCGAGGCCGAACGCCAGCAGCACCAGCAGCGCACCGAGCCCACGCGCGAGCGCCGCGACCCCGGCACCCGCTTCGCCGCCTTCCGCCGGTCCGGCACCCGCGGGCGCGACACCGACCCGGACGACACCACCCCGTGA
- a CDS encoding cytochrome P450 has protein sequence MTHPIQHPTDAVRLDDPEAFADPQALWDRLLERYPDGLAPVFLAEGVPAWLMLTLDVHQQVMQDPETFARDVDHWRDFHNGVIPERSPMRAIYTKRRNVWNVDGSDHKYYRDIVVRALSNISHNQVMAHVDEVVDRVVDTFCTEGRADLVTRYSSVVPLLVLCRLYGMDAQEGVAVCSAQRRVWDGADDALHVHAQMQRRMTALAQRRREEPGNDLVSELVAAGLDDEEIRDHLTFITAAAHEPAAHTVAHAMWLLLGRKNELVQLNSGRTVREAVNTSLWHAPPMHTLIGRFATRDTSVGGYRVAAGDCLVMGFGPAQQLLRRDERLDTETNRSYMIFGMGPHSCPSAGRDLGLAIAEKAVQRIDRRLPDMVLVDEQWQGVAAGRLSGVESLRVAFTPTDRIYEGAPWQLSASQSTPETSTETRPHTLSMRLGQWLRWIWPG, from the coding sequence ATGACGCACCCGATCCAGCATCCGACCGACGCAGTCCGGCTCGACGATCCCGAAGCGTTCGCCGATCCACAGGCACTGTGGGACCGGCTCCTGGAGCGCTACCCCGACGGACTCGCGCCCGTCTTCCTGGCCGAGGGGGTTCCGGCCTGGCTCATGCTCACGCTCGACGTGCACCAGCAGGTCATGCAGGACCCGGAGACCTTCGCCCGCGACGTCGACCACTGGCGCGACTTCCACAACGGCGTCATCCCGGAGAGGTCGCCGATGCGGGCCATCTACACCAAGCGGCGCAACGTGTGGAACGTCGACGGCTCCGACCACAAGTACTACCGCGACATCGTCGTGCGCGCCCTGTCCAACATCTCCCACAACCAGGTCATGGCCCACGTCGACGAGGTCGTCGACCGGGTCGTCGACACCTTCTGCACCGAAGGCCGCGCCGACCTGGTCACCCGCTACTCCAGCGTGGTCCCGCTGCTGGTGCTGTGCCGGCTGTACGGGATGGACGCCCAGGAGGGCGTGGCCGTGTGCTCGGCCCAGCGGCGCGTGTGGGACGGCGCCGACGACGCGCTGCACGTCCACGCCCAGATGCAGCGCCGCATGACCGCCCTGGCCCAGCGCCGCCGCGAAGAGCCCGGCAACGACCTGGTCTCCGAACTCGTCGCAGCCGGGCTCGACGACGAGGAGATCCGCGACCACCTCACCTTCATCACCGCGGCGGCCCACGAGCCAGCCGCGCACACCGTCGCGCACGCGATGTGGCTGCTGCTGGGCCGCAAGAACGAACTGGTGCAGCTGAATTCCGGGCGCACCGTCCGCGAGGCGGTCAACACCAGCCTGTGGCACGCGCCGCCGATGCACACCCTCATCGGCCGCTTCGCCACCCGCGACACGTCGGTCGGCGGCTACCGGGTGGCCGCCGGCGACTGCCTGGTCATGGGTTTCGGCCCCGCCCAGCAGCTGCTGCGGCGCGACGAGCGCCTGGACACCGAGACCAACCGCTCCTACATGATCTTCGGCATGGGACCGCACTCCTGCCCCAGTGCCGGCCGCGACCTGGGTCTGGCCATCGCCGAGAAGGCCGTGCAGCGGATCGACCGCCGCCTGCCCGACATGGTCCTGGTCGACGAGCAGTGGCAGGGGGTGGCCGCAGGCCGGCTCAGCGGCGTGGAATCCCTGCGCGTCGCCTTCACCCCCACCGATCGCATCTACGAAGGAGCCCCGTGGCAACTGAGCGCATCGCAATCGACCCCCGAGACCTCGACAGAGACGCGACCGCACACGCTCTCCATGCGGCTGGGCCAGTGGCTGCGGTGGATCTGGCCGGGGTGA
- a CDS encoding cytochrome P450, producing the protein MAAVDLAGVNALAVTHHEALRTVLADRTGTFVRGGAQQNWRAVREGEVDPGSALVRLVGGSIGSLLTANGAAHARLRKPMQTHFTRRRVEALRPRVEKLADDLLADMAADDSVDVKDRFAWPLTVGVLVGLLGVDDEDAPVLGDIARRVFELSDPGVYAEANAFLKDLVVKRRADPGEDLVSALAAADDAAEEADRLGDTQIAANLVLLVIAGFETTMGTLANGVQALLAHPDQLRRVTGGDVEWATAVEEVLRRYTSVSLLPAVFSTCDTEVAGVPVPEGEMLLLAYGAAALDPEPWEEPAAFDVGRDARGHLAFGHGPHLCLGAPLARLELNVALPRLFARFPDLALDTGRGAEEAAVPVESWMMHHPQQVWVHPKGAPAAV; encoded by the coding sequence GTGGCTGCGGTGGATCTGGCCGGGGTGAACGCCCTGGCCGTCACCCACCACGAGGCGCTGCGCACCGTGTTGGCCGACCGCACCGGGACGTTCGTGCGAGGCGGTGCCCAGCAGAACTGGCGGGCGGTGCGCGAAGGCGAGGTCGACCCCGGCAGCGCCCTGGTGCGCCTGGTCGGCGGCTCCATCGGCAGCCTGCTCACCGCCAACGGCGCCGCGCACGCCCGGCTGCGCAAGCCTATGCAGACGCACTTCACCCGGCGGCGGGTGGAGGCGCTGCGGCCGCGGGTGGAGAAGCTCGCCGACGACCTGCTTGCGGACATGGCCGCGGACGACAGCGTGGACGTCAAGGACCGGTTCGCCTGGCCGCTGACGGTCGGCGTGCTGGTGGGCCTGCTGGGCGTCGACGACGAGGACGCCCCCGTCCTCGGCGACATCGCCCGGCGCGTGTTCGAGCTGAGCGACCCCGGGGTCTACGCCGAAGCCAACGCCTTCCTCAAGGACCTGGTGGTCAAGCGGCGGGCCGACCCGGGCGAGGACCTGGTCAGCGCGCTGGCCGCCGCCGACGACGCGGCCGAGGAAGCCGACCGGCTCGGCGACACCCAGATCGCCGCCAACCTCGTCCTGCTGGTCATCGCGGGCTTCGAGACCACGATGGGCACGCTGGCCAACGGTGTGCAGGCGCTGCTGGCCCACCCCGACCAGCTGAGGCGCGTCACCGGCGGCGACGTCGAGTGGGCGACGGCGGTCGAGGAGGTCCTGCGCCGCTACACGTCGGTGAGTCTGCTGCCGGCGGTGTTCTCCACCTGCGACACCGAGGTGGCGGGGGTGCCCGTGCCCGAGGGCGAGATGCTGCTGCTGGCCTACGGCGCCGCGGCGCTGGACCCGGAGCCCTGGGAGGAGCCCGCCGCCTTCGACGTGGGCCGCGACGCGCGCGGCCACCTGGCGTTCGGCCACGGTCCCCACCTGTGCCTGGGGGCGCCGCTGGCGCGGTTGGAGCTCAACGTGGCCCTGCCGCGGCTGTTCGCGCGCTTCCCCGACCTGGCCCTGGACACCGGGCGCGGGGCCGAAGAGGCCGCGGTGCCGGTGGAGAGCTGGATGATGCACCACCCCCAGCAGGTGTGGGTGCACCCGAAGGGCGCACCGGCCGCCGTCTGA
- a CDS encoding ATP-binding cassette domain-containing protein: MTTAPSADTQASAPHPADSHDLIRVHGARENNLDDIAVEIPKRRLTVFTGVSGSGKSSLVFSTIAAESQRMINETYSAFLQGFMPNLARPDVDVLDGLTPAIIVDQERMGANARSTVGTATDANALLRVLFSRIGDPHIGSPNAFSFNVASVQASGMMKQNDGRAEKVTYSRTGGMCPHCEGRGSISGFDVAALYDDSLSLGEGALTVPGYSMDGWQGRLLRGVGLDLDKPIRDFSEKELHDLLYKEPTKIKVEGVNLTYEGLIPKIRTSMLSKDRDAMQPHIRRFVDRAVTFTDCPECGGTRLSEAARSSLIDGVSIADACAMQISDLAAWVRGLSDPGDASRARSGDGHPRAAVAPLLGTLAHTLDSFVEIGLGYLSLDRPSGTLSGGEAQRTKLIRHLGSSLTDVTYVFDEPTIGLHPNDIRRMNDLLLRLRDKGNTVLVVEHEPQTIAIADHVVDLGPRAGTGGGTVCFEGTVEGLRGSDTLTGRHLDDRARLKETVRSPTGKLEIRGASAHNLQSVDTDIPLGVLCVITGVAGSGKSSLVHGSVPEDAGAVSVDQAAIRGSRRSNPATYTGLLDPIRKAFAKAHGVKPALFSANSEGACPTCNGAGVIYTDLAMMASVASPCEECDGRRFQAEVLEYRLGGKDISEVLAMPVAQAHAFFAGGQADRGGRAGEAAGAKVPAAAKILQRMEDVGLGYLTLGQPLTTLSGGERQRLKLATHMADTGGVYILDEPTTGLHLADVEQLLGLLDRLVDSGKSVIVVEHHEAVMAHADWIVDLGPGAGHDGGRIVFEGTPADLVAARSTRTGEHLAAYVGG; this comes from the coding sequence ATGACCACGGCCCCGAGCGCGGATACGCAGGCGTCCGCGCCGCACCCCGCCGACAGCCACGACCTGATCCGCGTGCACGGCGCGCGCGAGAACAACCTCGACGACATCGCCGTCGAGATCCCCAAGCGCCGGTTGACGGTGTTCACCGGTGTTTCCGGGTCGGGTAAGAGCTCGCTGGTGTTCTCCACGATCGCCGCCGAGTCGCAGCGGATGATCAACGAGACCTACAGCGCGTTCCTGCAGGGCTTCATGCCCAACCTCGCGCGCCCCGACGTCGACGTCCTCGACGGGCTGACGCCCGCGATCATCGTCGACCAGGAGCGGATGGGTGCCAACGCCCGCTCCACCGTCGGCACCGCCACCGACGCCAACGCGCTGCTGCGCGTCCTGTTCAGCCGGATCGGCGACCCGCACATCGGCTCGCCCAACGCGTTCTCGTTCAACGTCGCATCGGTCCAGGCGTCGGGGATGATGAAGCAGAACGACGGCAGGGCCGAGAAGGTGACCTACTCCCGCACCGGGGGCATGTGCCCGCACTGCGAGGGCCGCGGTTCGATCTCCGGTTTCGACGTGGCGGCGCTGTACGACGACAGCCTGTCGCTCGGCGAGGGTGCGCTCACGGTTCCCGGCTACAGCATGGACGGCTGGCAGGGGCGCCTGCTGCGCGGCGTCGGCCTCGACCTGGACAAGCCGATCCGCGACTTCTCCGAGAAGGAACTGCACGACCTGCTCTACAAGGAGCCGACGAAGATCAAGGTCGAGGGCGTCAACCTCACCTACGAAGGGCTGATCCCCAAGATCCGCACGTCCATGCTGTCCAAGGACCGCGATGCGATGCAGCCCCACATCCGCAGGTTCGTCGACCGGGCGGTCACCTTCACCGACTGCCCCGAGTGCGGCGGCACCCGGCTCAGCGAAGCGGCCCGGTCCTCGCTCATCGACGGCGTCAGCATCGCCGACGCGTGCGCGATGCAGATCAGCGACCTGGCGGCGTGGGTACGCGGCCTCTCCGACCCCGGGGACGCCTCCCGCGCCCGCAGCGGGGACGGCCACCCGCGGGCGGCCGTCGCACCGCTGCTGGGCACCCTGGCCCACACCCTCGACTCGTTCGTGGAGATCGGGCTGGGCTACCTCTCGCTCGACCGGCCCTCGGGCACCCTGTCGGGCGGCGAAGCCCAGCGCACCAAGCTGATCCGGCACCTGGGGTCCTCGCTCACCGACGTCACCTACGTCTTCGACGAGCCCACCATCGGCCTGCACCCCAACGACATCCGGCGGATGAACGACCTGCTGCTGCGGCTGCGGGACAAGGGCAACACGGTGCTGGTGGTCGAGCACGAGCCGCAGACCATCGCGATCGCCGACCACGTCGTCGACCTCGGCCCCCGCGCGGGCACCGGGGGCGGCACCGTGTGCTTCGAAGGCACCGTCGAGGGCCTGCGCGGCAGTGACACGCTCACTGGCCGCCACCTCGACGACCGGGCCCGGCTCAAGGAGACCGTGCGCAGCCCGACCGGGAAGCTGGAGATCCGCGGCGCGAGCGCGCACAACCTGCAGAGCGTCGACACCGACATCCCGCTCGGCGTGCTGTGCGTGATCACCGGCGTCGCCGGCTCCGGCAAGAGCTCGCTGGTGCACGGGTCCGTACCCGAGGACGCGGGCGCGGTGTCGGTCGACCAGGCGGCGATCCGGGGGTCGCGGCGCAGCAACCCGGCGACCTACACCGGCCTGCTCGACCCGATCCGCAAGGCGTTCGCGAAGGCCCACGGCGTGAAGCCGGCGCTGTTCAGCGCCAACTCCGAGGGCGCCTGCCCCACCTGCAACGGGGCCGGTGTGATCTACACCGACCTGGCGATGATGGCGTCGGTCGCCTCGCCGTGCGAGGAGTGCGACGGCCGGCGGTTCCAGGCCGAGGTGCTGGAGTACCGCCTCGGCGGAAAGGACATCAGCGAGGTGCTGGCGATGCCGGTCGCCCAGGCCCACGCCTTCTTCGCCGGAGGGCAGGCCGATCGGGGCGGACGGGCTGGGGAGGCCGCCGGGGCCAAGGTGCCCGCTGCGGCGAAGATCCTGCAGCGCATGGAGGACGTCGGGCTGGGTTATCTGACCCTGGGCCAGCCGCTGACGACGCTGTCGGGCGGCGAGCGCCAGCGCCTCAAGCTGGCCACGCACATGGCCGACACGGGCGGCGTCTACATCCTCGACGAGCCGACCACGGGCCTGCACCTGGCCGACGTGGAGCAGCTGCTGGGCCTGCTGGACCGGCTCGTGGACTCCGGCAAGTCGGTGATCGTCGTGGAGCACCACGAGGCGGTCATGGCCCACGCCGACTGGATCGTCGACCTCGGCCCCGGAGCCGGCCACGACGGCGGCCGGATCGTGTTCGAGGGCACGCCCGCCGACCTGGTCGCCGCCCGCTCCACCCGCACCGGCGAGCACCTGGCGGCCTACGTGGGGGGTTGA
- a CDS encoding VOC family protein translates to MDISIHASFLPHDDPDASLAFYRDTLGFEVRNDVGYGGMRWITVGPAGQPDTAIVLEPPVVEGSGITDEERRTIAEMMAKGTYAGLNLAASDLDGTFARLEAAADAEIVQEPADQPYGVRDCAVRDPAGNLIRIQQRP, encoded by the coding sequence ATGGATATCAGCATTCACGCGAGCTTCCTTCCGCACGACGACCCCGACGCCAGCCTGGCCTTCTACCGCGACACCCTCGGCTTCGAGGTCCGCAACGACGTGGGCTACGGCGGGATGCGCTGGATCACGGTGGGCCCCGCCGGACAGCCCGACACCGCCATCGTGCTGGAGCCCCCGGTGGTGGAAGGGTCCGGCATCACCGACGAGGAGCGCCGCACCATCGCCGAGATGATGGCCAAAGGCACCTATGCCGGCCTCAATCTTGCCGCGTCCGACCTCGACGGCACCTTCGCGCGGCTGGAAGCGGCCGCCGACGCCGAGATCGTCCAAGAGCCCGCCGACCAGCCCTACGGCGTGCGCGACTGCGCCGTCCGCGACCCCGCGGGCAACCTGATCCGCATCCAGCAGCGGCCCTGA